One window of the Triticum dicoccoides isolate Atlit2015 ecotype Zavitan chromosome 3B, WEW_v2.0, whole genome shotgun sequence genome contains the following:
- the LOC119281869 gene encoding thiamine thiazole synthase 2, chloroplastic-like yields MAAMTITTSSFLKTSFPGVCIPAATRTPSCAATRRTGAICNSISSCTPPYDLSSFKFSPMKESVASREMIRRYMTDMIADVNTDVIIIGTGSAGLSCAYELSKDPSVNIAIIQRSVSPGGSGWLGSQLFSAMVVRKPAHLFLDELNIEYDEQEDYVVIKHAALFTSTVLSRLLARPNVKLFNGVVVEDLVVKEHRVTGVVTNWALVSMNQDTHSQTQSHMDANVMEAKIVVSSCGHEGLFSANGKGVKRLEDIGMIKTVPRTGMEALDTNVSEDAIVGLTREVVPGMIVAGIEVAEIDGPQRMCPTFGATIISGQKAAHLALKALGRPNGIDSETVPA; encoded by the exons ATGGCAGCCATGACAATCACCACCTCGAGCTTCCTCAAGACCTCATTCCCTGGCGTTTGCATTCCGGCAGCCACTCGCACCCCCTCCTGTGCCGCCACCCGGCGCACCGGGGCCATCTGCAACTCCATCTCCTCCTGCACCCCTCCCTATGATCTCAGTTCCTTCAAGTTCAGCCCCATGAAAGAATCTGTCGCCTCCCGTGAGATGATCCGTCGGTACATGACCGACATGATCGCCGATGTCAACACCGATGTCATCATCATCGGAACTGGCAGCGCGGGACTGTCCTGCGCCTACGAGCTCTCCAAGGACCCGTCTGTTAACATCGCCATCATCCAACGGTCCGTTTCCCCTGGCGGCAGCGGCTGGCTCGGCAGCCAGCTCTTCTCCGCCATGGTCGTGCGCAAGCCGGCGCACCTCTTCCTCGATGAACTCAACATCGAGTACGACGAGCAGGAGGACTACGTGGTCATCAAGCATGCTGCGCTCTTCACCTCCACCGTGCTGAGCCGCCTCCTCGCGCGGCCCAACGTGAAGCTCTTTAACGGCGTCGTCGTGGAAGACTTGGTTGTCAAAGAGCATCGCGTCACCGGTGTGGTCACCAACTGGGCGCTCGTGTCGATGAACCAGGACACACACTCACAAACACAATCACACATGGACGCCAACGTCATGGAAGCCAAGATCGTAGTAAGCTCATGTGGCCACGAGGGGCTATTCAGTGCCAACGGAAAGGGAGTCAAACGGCTCGAGGACATCGGAATGATCAAGACGGTGCCCCGAACCGGAATGGAAGCGCTTGACACGAACGTATCCGAGGATGCAATTGTTGGCTTAACCCGCGAGGTCGTCCCCGGCATGATCGTCGCTGGCATTGAGGTTGCCGAGATCGACGGGCCCCAGAGGATG TGCCCAACGTTCGGCGCCACGATTATCTCCGGCCAGAAGGCAGCGCACCTGGCACTCAAGGCGCTCGGCCGTCCGAACGGCATCGACTCGGAGACGGTCCCAGCGTGA
- the LOC119277922 gene encoding rhodanese-like domain-containing protein 4A, chloroplastic isoform X1 encodes MALLRLQHHCSLLQISTSHLPTLLSPPRNPRRSQLSPPNAARTPSPSITPPSAAPILARNAAAAPWRGELLLLLPAAATSCPLPALAAEADGGGGSKVSLESIVLAVDDFNNRNPFFVAGVVFVWLVVLPLAQEYFKKYKAVGALDAFRKLRDVPEAQLLDIRRGNSVRFMAPPNLRLVEKSAVQMEFDEEDEKRFLGEVLARFPDPANTVVCVLDNFDGNSMKVAELLFNNGFKEAYAIKGGLRGPDGWQAIQENYLPPSVHVFPREKKSKTLTHTDVSTEGTDDQPEGNGELLTSPSSTLVNTSNGTKDGHEEPNGSTLAAKHSRRPLSPYANYPDLKPPSSPTPSKPSRAEGNGELPTSTGSSLIKTSDATKDTHAEPNGSTLATKQSGRKPLSPYANYPDLKPPSSPTPSKPGRPDKNNELLTSPGSSLDNTSHATKNGREELNGSTLATKHPRRPLSPYANYPDMNPPSSPTPSKPGR; translated from the exons ATGGCGCTCCTCCGCCTCCAGCACCACTGCTCCCTCCTCCAAATCTCCACCTCCCACCTCCCAACCCTCCTCAGCCCCCCGCGGAACCCTCGCCGGAGCCAACTCTCGCCGCCCAATGCGGCCAGGACCCCCAGCCCCTCCATAACCCCACCCTCCGCCGCGCCAATCTTGGCGCGGAATGCGGCGGCGGCCCCCTGGCGAGGcgagctcctgctcctcctccccgcggccgctaCGTCCTGTCCGCTCCCGGCCCTCGCGGCCgaggccgacggcggcggcgggagcaaGGTGAGCCTCGAGTCCATCGTGCTTGCCGTCGACGACTTCAACAACCGGAACCCCTTCTTCGTGGCCGGGGTGGTGTTCGTCTGGCTGGTGGTGCTCCCTCTGGCGCAGGAGTACTTCAAGAAGTACAAGGCCGTGGGCGCCCTCGACGCCTTCCGCAAGCTCCGCGACGTGCCGGAGGCGCAGCTGCTCGACATCAGGCGGGGCAACAGCGTGCGCTTCATGGCACCGCCCAACCTCAGGCTCGTCGAGAAGAGCGCCGTGCAGATGGAGTTCGACGAGGAGGACGAGAAGCGCTTCCTCGGGGAGGTGCTCGCGAGGTTCCCGGACCCGGCCAACACCGTCGTCTGCGTTCTTGACAA CTTTGATGGTAATTCAATGAAAGTGGCCGAGCTCCTGTTCAACAATGGTTTCAAAGAGGCGTACGCAATCAAAGGGGGACTGAGAGGCCCAGATGGTTGGCAG GCAATTCAAGAGAACTATCTTCCACCATCTGTTCACGTTTTTCCACGGGAAAAGAAGAGCAAAACTTTAACGCACACTGATGTGAGCACTGAAGGAACAGATGATCAGCCAGAGGGGAATGGAGAACTATTAACTTCTCCTAGCAGCACTTTAGTCAATACAAGCAATGGAACCAAGGATGGTCATGAAGAACCGAATGGAAGTACTTTAGCCGCGAAGCATTCAAGGAGACCATTATCACCTTATGCAAAT TACCCTGACTTGAAACCGCCATCATCTCcgacgccatccaagccatcgagggcaGAGGGGAATGGGGAACTACCAACTTCTACTGGCAGCTCTTTAATCAAAACAAGCGATGCAACTAAGGATACTCACGCGGAACCGAATGGAAGTACATTAGCCACGAAGCAATCAGGAAGGAAACCATTATCACCATATGCAAAT TACCCTGACTTGAAACCGCCCTCATCTCCAACGCCATCCAAGCCAGGCAGGCCAGATAAGAATAATGAACTACTAACGTCTCCTGGCAGCTCTTTGGACAATACAAGCCATGCAACCAAGAATGGTCGTGAAGAACTGAATGGAAGTACTTTAGCCACGAAGCATCCAAGGAGACCATTATCACCATATGCAAAT
- the LOC119277922 gene encoding rhodanese-like domain-containing protein 4A, chloroplastic isoform X2: MALLRLQHHCSLLQISTSHLPTLLSPPRNPRRSQLSPPNAARTPSPSITPPSAAPILARNAAAAPWRGELLLLLPAAATSCPLPALAAEADGGGGSKVSLESIVLAVDDFNNRNPFFVAGVVFVWLVVLPLAQEYFKKYKAVGALDAFRKLRDVPEAQLLDIRRGNSVRFMAPPNLRLVEKSAVQMEFDEEDEKRFLGEVLARFPDPANTVVCVLDNFDGNSMKVAELLFNNGFKEAYAIKGGLRGPDGWQAIQENYLPPSVHVFPREKKSKTLTHTDVSTEGTDDQPEGNGELLTSPSSTLVNTSNGTKDGHEEPNGSTLAAKHSRRPLSPYANYPDLKPPSSPTPSKPSRAEGNGELPTSTGSSLIKTSDATKDTHAEPNGSTLATKQSGRKPLSPYANYPDMNPPSSPTPSKPGR; encoded by the exons ATGGCGCTCCTCCGCCTCCAGCACCACTGCTCCCTCCTCCAAATCTCCACCTCCCACCTCCCAACCCTCCTCAGCCCCCCGCGGAACCCTCGCCGGAGCCAACTCTCGCCGCCCAATGCGGCCAGGACCCCCAGCCCCTCCATAACCCCACCCTCCGCCGCGCCAATCTTGGCGCGGAATGCGGCGGCGGCCCCCTGGCGAGGcgagctcctgctcctcctccccgcggccgctaCGTCCTGTCCGCTCCCGGCCCTCGCGGCCgaggccgacggcggcggcgggagcaaGGTGAGCCTCGAGTCCATCGTGCTTGCCGTCGACGACTTCAACAACCGGAACCCCTTCTTCGTGGCCGGGGTGGTGTTCGTCTGGCTGGTGGTGCTCCCTCTGGCGCAGGAGTACTTCAAGAAGTACAAGGCCGTGGGCGCCCTCGACGCCTTCCGCAAGCTCCGCGACGTGCCGGAGGCGCAGCTGCTCGACATCAGGCGGGGCAACAGCGTGCGCTTCATGGCACCGCCCAACCTCAGGCTCGTCGAGAAGAGCGCCGTGCAGATGGAGTTCGACGAGGAGGACGAGAAGCGCTTCCTCGGGGAGGTGCTCGCGAGGTTCCCGGACCCGGCCAACACCGTCGTCTGCGTTCTTGACAA CTTTGATGGTAATTCAATGAAAGTGGCCGAGCTCCTGTTCAACAATGGTTTCAAAGAGGCGTACGCAATCAAAGGGGGACTGAGAGGCCCAGATGGTTGGCAG GCAATTCAAGAGAACTATCTTCCACCATCTGTTCACGTTTTTCCACGGGAAAAGAAGAGCAAAACTTTAACGCACACTGATGTGAGCACTGAAGGAACAGATGATCAGCCAGAGGGGAATGGAGAACTATTAACTTCTCCTAGCAGCACTTTAGTCAATACAAGCAATGGAACCAAGGATGGTCATGAAGAACCGAATGGAAGTACTTTAGCCGCGAAGCATTCAAGGAGACCATTATCACCTTATGCAAAT TACCCTGACTTGAAACCGCCATCATCTCcgacgccatccaagccatcgagggcaGAGGGGAATGGGGAACTACCAACTTCTACTGGCAGCTCTTTAATCAAAACAAGCGATGCAACTAAGGATACTCACGCGGAACCGAATGGAAGTACATTAGCCACGAAGCAATCAGGAAGGAAACCATTATCACCATATGCAAAT